In one window of Pirellulales bacterium DNA:
- a CDS encoding PaaI family thioesterase, translated as MLTREQFLQMASDFPFFRLIGLEILDMQPGWSKTQVTYRPDLCQPAGIMHGGVIASLIDTGIAHALLLTDAFREVAAVGGAIVSVDLRVKYLRPVSEGIIICESKIPRIGRQLFHAESVVVNAEGKEVARGDSIYMAVRPEKLVKQSEPS; from the coding sequence ATGTTGACCCGCGAACAGTTTCTGCAAATGGCGTCCGATTTTCCTTTTTTCCGACTGATCGGCCTGGAAATCCTCGACATGCAGCCCGGCTGGTCGAAAACCCAGGTGACGTATCGGCCCGATCTCTGTCAGCCGGCCGGCATCATGCACGGCGGCGTGATCGCCTCGCTGATCGATACGGGAATCGCCCACGCGTTGCTGCTGACCGATGCCTTTCGAGAGGTGGCCGCCGTCGGTGGTGCGATCGTGTCCGTCGACTTGCGGGTCAAATATCTGCGCCCGGTGTCCGAGGGGATCATCATTTGCGAATCGAAAATCCCGCGGATCGGCCGGCAACTGTTTCACGCCGAGAGCGTGGTCGTGAACGCCGAGGGCAAAGAAGTGGCCCGTGGCGACAGCATCTACATGGCCGTGCGACCAGAAAAGCTCGTCAAGCAGAGCGAGCCGAGTTAG
- a CDS encoding SDR family oxidoreductase, whose amino-acid sequence MHVLLTGASGQLGAYLLRALTRRGVATVAWSGRGTGTLFQTPLCSIDLADQAAVRAAFDDAAPDVVIHTAAMSAIADVLADPDRAHAVNTAGTCLLAELAAARRARLVYISTDLVFDGEESPCRETTPPRPLSIYGRTKLLAEPVVLDDAQGLVIRVSLLFGPTLIDRPTFFDHQVAALREGRTLRLFDDEWRTPLDLDSAAAGILAAAQSDVRGILLLGGRERLSRLEMGQQIADACGASRALLEATSRLTVGGPEPRPRDTALDSSRFERHFPGVVRPSFAAAVGRSLFGDGSVLTAG is encoded by the coding sequence ATGCACGTCCTGCTAACCGGTGCCAGCGGCCAACTCGGAGCGTATCTGCTCCGCGCATTGACGCGTCGTGGCGTAGCGACCGTCGCTTGGAGCGGACGCGGCACCGGCACGCTGTTCCAGACGCCGTTGTGCTCGATCGATCTGGCGGATCAAGCGGCAGTCCGCGCGGCGTTTGACGATGCCGCACCCGACGTCGTCATTCACACCGCCGCCATGTCGGCCATTGCCGACGTCCTGGCCGATCCCGATCGGGCACATGCGGTGAACACTGCCGGTACGTGCCTGTTGGCCGAATTGGCTGCGGCTCGCCGCGCGCGACTGGTCTATATCTCGACCGACCTCGTGTTCGACGGCGAGGAAAGCCCCTGCCGCGAGACGACACCTCCGCGGCCGTTGTCGATCTACGGCCGGACCAAGCTGCTGGCGGAACCGGTCGTGCTTGACGATGCGCAGGGCCTGGTGATCCGCGTGAGCTTGTTGTTCGGTCCGACGTTGATCGACCGTCCCACGTTTTTCGATCATCAAGTAGCCGCCCTGCGCGAGGGGCGCACGCTGCGACTGTTCGACGACGAATGGCGCACGCCGCTCGATCTCGACAGCGCCGCGGCCGGCATTCTTGCCGCGGCCCAGAGCGACGTGCGCGGCATCTTGTTGTTGGGTGGCCGGGAACGTTTGAGTCGGCTGGAGATGGGCCAGCAGATTGCAGATGCGTGCGGCGCGAGCCGGGCTTTGCTCGAGGCGACGTCGCGGCTGACGGTGGGCGGTCCGGAGCCAAGGCCGCGCGATACAGCGCTCGATTCGAGCCGTTTTGAGCGGCACTTCCCCGGTGTCGTGCGCCCGTCGTTCGCCGCCGCCGTCGGGCGCTCTTTGTTCGGCGACGGCAGCGTGCTGACGGCCGGCTGA
- a CDS encoding endonuclease/exonuclease/phosphatase family protein produces MPRHFSWTLTFATLAITQFTASRSGAAELTAMTYNLRYASPTGENAWPKRRPAAKALIDAEAPDVIGTQEGLYGQLRDLEADLPDYAWVGLGREGGSRGEFMAVFYRRSRLQPLEYDHYWLSDTPETIGSASWGNRVRRMVTWIRFVDLQTDREFYFINTHFDHESQPSREKSAALLLERARQLNARLPVILVGDFNSAAGANLVYDALVGEGRFADTWSTAQRRGEQIGTFHNYQGPQAGGARIDWILTRGEVACLETHVATASLSGQYPSDHFPVVARLDLP; encoded by the coding sequence ATGCCGCGGCATTTCAGTTGGACCCTGACCTTTGCGACTTTGGCGATAACGCAATTCACCGCTTCGCGAAGCGGCGCGGCCGAGTTGACCGCGATGACTTACAACCTGCGCTATGCGTCACCCACGGGTGAGAATGCCTGGCCCAAGCGGCGCCCCGCCGCCAAGGCACTCATCGACGCCGAAGCGCCCGACGTGATCGGCACCCAGGAAGGGCTCTACGGGCAGCTACGCGACCTCGAGGCCGACCTGCCCGACTATGCCTGGGTGGGCCTGGGCCGCGAAGGGGGCAGCCGCGGCGAGTTCATGGCCGTGTTCTATCGCCGGTCGCGACTGCAGCCGCTGGAATACGATCATTACTGGCTGTCCGACACGCCCGAGACGATTGGATCGGCCTCCTGGGGCAATCGCGTGCGCCGGATGGTCACCTGGATTCGCTTTGTCGATCTGCAAACCGATCGCGAGTTCTACTTCATCAACACCCACTTCGATCATGAATCGCAGCCATCACGGGAAAAAAGCGCGGCGCTGCTGCTGGAACGCGCACGGCAACTCAATGCCCGGCTGCCCGTAATCCTGGTTGGCGATTTCAACTCGGCGGCCGGGGCGAACCTCGTGTATGACGCACTCGTCGGCGAAGGACGATTTGCCGACACCTGGTCCACTGCGCAGCGGCGAGGCGAGCAGATCGGCACGTTTCACAACTACCAGGGGCCACAGGCCGGCGGCGCACGGATCGACTGGATCCTGACGCGCGGAGAGGTCGCTTGCCTGGAAACGCACGTGGCCACGGCCTCGCTTTCCGGGCAATATCCCAGCGACCATTTCCCGGTCGTGGCCCGGCTCGATCTGCCCTAA
- a CDS encoding penicillin acylase family protein, translated as MYFDTYDIPHVYAESWVDAARAVGYLHASARLGQMDIFRRQASGRLAELMGAGALESDKLMRLLGVRRTCEAFWKSDAVPAEYRAEIEAYCAGVNQRIVELTPDKLPLTFQALGYRPTLWEPVDCLVMTKYMGWDQSGTEDDLWFGTMIEKLGADVCNELWPLDRPYELPIVSRQVERQRLPAPGTQAGVASGLPAGLAALYERTFARLAASRLHPRSDSFGSNNWAVAGSKTASGKPILASDPHLGFRLPSLWYAAHVSVRGKNVTGVMFPGNHTVVIGHTDHHAWGITNMQADAVDYYVETVKDDDARQYLHRGQWKTMDVVTEKIAVQGQGEVELQVESTVHGPVVSREGGRVVTLAWPGTQPTSDALAFWKGQRVETLEGFLDALDLIKVPNLNICYADVEGNIAIHPCGSLPVRLPGQGRVPMDGASGDYDWQGMIPSNRLPLSVNPPEGYVGSANGRPSPQGYPYYLGWMWDDSYRTRRMHDVLQTANKVTIADMQKLQYDTHDKCAERFLPVLLASLTGAEMTDPLAKAARAALADWDFVADPEAIAPAIWLRWFEEYRDGVWRDEWARRGIEQPGGSWGYSGNNRREPMLEVLEFLTLEQPNSPWFDVADTAAQETRDDVARAAFGRAVGKLKMQFGDDVNQWVWGKINILRIGSLTEQPELAREGGPVPGTAFTLNPGSNVGHVGGGASWRMLVDFSQPDASLGVYPGGQSEDPTSPHYDDLMPLWAAGKYVDMAAFRRTEQGRREAAERARTFVP; from the coding sequence GTGTATTTCGATACCTACGATATCCCTCACGTCTATGCCGAATCGTGGGTCGATGCGGCCCGGGCCGTGGGTTATCTGCATGCCTCAGCACGGCTTGGGCAGATGGACATCTTCCGGCGGCAAGCTTCAGGTCGCCTGGCAGAGCTCATGGGCGCCGGCGCACTGGAATCGGACAAGCTGATGCGGCTGCTGGGCGTGCGCCGGACCTGCGAGGCGTTCTGGAAATCGGACGCCGTGCCGGCCGAGTATCGAGCCGAGATCGAAGCCTACTGTGCCGGCGTCAATCAACGGATCGTCGAACTCACGCCGGACAAGCTGCCGCTGACGTTTCAAGCGCTCGGCTATCGACCGACACTTTGGGAGCCGGTCGACTGTCTGGTGATGACCAAGTATATGGGCTGGGATCAATCAGGCACCGAGGATGATCTCTGGTTTGGCACCATGATCGAAAAGCTCGGTGCCGACGTTTGCAACGAGCTGTGGCCCCTGGACCGTCCGTATGAATTGCCGATCGTTTCGCGACAGGTCGAGCGGCAGCGGCTTCCAGCGCCTGGGACGCAGGCCGGAGTCGCCAGCGGCCTGCCAGCGGGCTTGGCCGCGCTTTACGAGCGGACATTTGCCCGCCTGGCGGCGTCGCGGCTGCATCCGCGCAGCGACAGTTTCGGCAGCAACAATTGGGCCGTCGCCGGCAGTAAGACCGCCTCGGGCAAACCGATTCTGGCCAGCGACCCGCATCTAGGTTTCCGGTTGCCGTCGCTGTGGTATGCCGCGCACGTTTCCGTGCGCGGGAAGAACGTGACCGGCGTGATGTTTCCCGGCAATCACACGGTGGTGATTGGCCACACCGATCATCACGCGTGGGGGATCACGAACATGCAGGCCGATGCAGTCGACTACTACGTCGAGACGGTCAAGGACGACGATGCCCGACAATACCTGCACCGCGGCCAGTGGAAGACGATGGATGTCGTCACAGAGAAGATTGCCGTTCAGGGGCAGGGCGAAGTCGAACTGCAAGTCGAGTCGACGGTTCATGGCCCCGTCGTGAGCCGCGAAGGGGGCCGCGTCGTCACGCTCGCCTGGCCGGGTACGCAGCCAACCAGCGACGCGCTGGCATTCTGGAAGGGACAGCGCGTGGAAACGCTCGAGGGTTTTCTCGACGCGCTCGACTTGATCAAGGTGCCGAACCTGAACATCTGTTATGCCGACGTCGAGGGCAACATCGCCATCCATCCTTGCGGTTCGCTCCCTGTCCGGTTGCCGGGGCAGGGGCGCGTGCCCATGGACGGCGCTTCGGGCGATTACGACTGGCAGGGCATGATCCCGAGCAACCGGCTGCCGCTGTCGGTCAATCCGCCGGAAGGCTACGTCGGCAGTGCGAATGGCCGACCTTCGCCGCAGGGCTATCCCTATTATCTCGGCTGGATGTGGGACGACAGCTATCGCACCCGGCGGATGCACGACGTTTTGCAAACAGCCAACAAAGTCACGATCGCCGACATGCAGAAATTGCAGTACGACACGCACGACAAGTGCGCTGAGCGGTTTTTGCCGGTCTTGTTGGCGTCGCTGACGGGCGCCGAGATGACGGATCCACTCGCCAAGGCCGCCCGCGCAGCCCTGGCCGATTGGGATTTCGTCGCCGATCCGGAGGCGATTGCGCCGGCCATCTGGCTGCGCTGGTTCGAGGAGTACCGCGACGGCGTGTGGCGGGACGAATGGGCGCGGCGCGGTATCGAGCAGCCCGGCGGCTCCTGGGGGTACAGCGGCAACAATCGCCGCGAGCCGATGCTCGAAGTGCTGGAGTTCCTGACGCTCGAGCAGCCAAATTCGCCGTGGTTCGACGTTGCCGACACCGCCGCGCAAGAAACCCGCGACGACGTGGCGCGCGCGGCGTTTGGGCGCGCCGTCGGCAAACTGAAAATGCAATTTGGCGACGATGTCAACCAGTGGGTTTGGGGCAAGATCAACATCTTGCGAATCGGCTCGTTGACCGAGCAGCCCGAGTTGGCCCGCGAGGGTGGTCCTGTTCCCGGCACGGCCTTTACGCTCAATCCAGGCAGCAACGTCGGCCATGTCGGCGGCGGAGCATCGTGGCGGATGCTGGTCGATTTCAGCCAGCCGGACGCAAGTCTGGGCGTGTACCCGGGCGGCCAAAGCGAGGATCCAACCAGCCCGCACTACGACGACCTGATGCCGTTGTGGGCGGCGGGCAAGTACGTCGACATGGCCGCGTTTCGCCGTACCGAGCAAGGCAGGCGCGAAGCGGCCGAGCGTGCCAGGACCTTCGTGCCCTGA
- a CDS encoding DUF1559 domain-containing protein — MSTACSAQQRRGFTLVELLVVIAIIAILIALLLPAVQAARRAAQRSQCQNNMKQIGLAMHNYATALGSFPPASTGPWMGPAAYTSDTVLEIYPATNRNDPNWSTAGPGYPTGHCYSWHALVLSYMEGGGGISQNINFNRRTFDATPNNTTSAGSNKQPPGGNLPGNALFARQQFAGFICPSYSGPRISSGLLYNDLASRSPGVTNVTVGGAAQYFFNLAIANYRGFGGSTVFHCTWQTVGSSTQPPDPDAILGYPNPFYKAGKRFADVLDGTSNTFLCCESKEANWSAWWDGSVASIWALAFKKGDTGPASELVGANTSGNPKPYTVPAVGVVKGLNFGGGQKIDNRPGQNGKKQIFLPYVDTSGDLMAYYDPRTPGILWGPSSDHEGGAHHLMADGGVKFLNDNIDTEVYYDSTTMAGRETGTVGSVSTN; from the coding sequence ATGTCTACTGCGTGTTCGGCGCAGCAGCGGCGGGGATTCACCCTCGTCGAACTGCTCGTGGTGATCGCGATCATCGCGATCTTGATTGCCTTGTTGTTGCCGGCCGTGCAAGCGGCTCGGCGCGCGGCTCAGCGGAGTCAGTGCCAGAACAACATGAAGCAGATCGGCCTGGCGATGCACAACTATGCCACGGCGCTGGGCAGCTTCCCGCCGGCATCGACGGGGCCGTGGATGGGCCCGGCGGCGTATACGTCGGACACGGTCCTTGAGATCTACCCCGCCACGAATCGCAACGACCCGAACTGGTCGACGGCCGGACCGGGATACCCCACGGGCCACTGCTATAGTTGGCATGCCCTCGTTTTGTCGTATATGGAAGGTGGCGGCGGTATCTCTCAGAACATCAACTTCAATCGCCGAACCTTCGACGCCACGCCGAATAACACCACGTCGGCCGGTTCGAACAAGCAACCGCCGGGCGGTAATCTGCCGGGCAATGCCTTGTTCGCCCGCCAGCAGTTTGCTGGATTCATTTGTCCCTCGTACTCCGGGCCGCGCATCTCGAGCGGTCTGTTGTACAACGACTTAGCAAGCCGTTCGCCCGGGGTTACGAATGTGACCGTAGGCGGCGCTGCTCAGTATTTCTTCAATCTGGCGATCGCGAATTATCGCGGCTTCGGTGGTAGCACGGTGTTTCACTGCACATGGCAGACGGTTGGTTCGAGCACTCAGCCACCGGACCCCGACGCGATCCTCGGTTACCCGAATCCTTTCTACAAAGCGGGTAAGCGATTCGCCGACGTCCTCGACGGCACCTCGAACACATTCCTGTGCTGCGAGTCGAAGGAAGCCAACTGGAGCGCTTGGTGGGACGGTAGCGTCGCGTCGATCTGGGCGCTTGCGTTCAAGAAAGGTGACACCGGGCCCGCGAGTGAGTTGGTTGGCGCGAACACGTCAGGTAACCCCAAGCCCTATACGGTCCCTGCCGTTGGCGTCGTCAAGGGGCTCAACTTTGGCGGCGGTCAAAAGATCGATAACCGGCCGGGGCAGAATGGCAAGAAGCAGATCTTTCTGCCGTACGTCGACACCAGCGGTGACCTGATGGCGTACTATGATCCGCGTACCCCCGGTATCCTCTGGGGGCCGAGCAGCGATCACGAAGGCGGCGCCCATCACCTGATGGCCGACGGCGGCGTGAAGTTCCTGAACGATAACATCGACACCGAAGTCTACTACGATTCGACGACGATGGCCGGACGTGAAACCGGTACCGTCGGCAGCGTCAGCACCAACTAA
- a CDS encoding rhodanese, with product MSDPAGTRPMEISCRETKALLDSGEPVCLIDCREVDESRLVSIAGTKLLPMSELASRTGELPADQGTRIVVHCHHGGRSMQVALWLRREGYAHAQSMAGGIDQWAVEIEPGMVRY from the coding sequence ATGTCCGATCCTGCGGGAACGCGCCCGATGGAGATCTCTTGCCGCGAGACCAAGGCCCTCTTGGACTCTGGCGAGCCCGTGTGCTTGATCGATTGCCGCGAAGTGGACGAAAGCCGGCTCGTCAGCATCGCCGGCACAAAGTTGCTGCCGATGTCCGAACTGGCCAGCCGAACCGGTGAATTACCGGCCGATCAGGGCACTCGGATCGTCGTGCACTGCCATCACGGCGGGCGGAGCATGCAGGTGGCTTTGTGGCTGCGCCGCGAAGGCTATGCTCACGCGCAAAGCATGGCCGGCGGGATCGATCAATGGGCCGTCGAGATCGAGCCGGGCATGGTTCGCTATTAG